GAGAAAGAACAGGAAATAAAGCAGTACCAGCACCAATAACTCAATCCAGGAGATGTATTGCTATTGAAAAAGTCGTGCATTTTCTAATCTAAATAAGATAAAGAGGCCAGCCCAATAAGGAAGCAAACCAACCATTCTATTTTTCTAAAAGAAATATCCTCTCCGAGTCCAACATTTGATTGAATACAGAAAAACATAATAAAGTTGGAATCTTTCATTAAAACAAAACACGACTTGAATTGTTGAAATCAGACGAACTACAAATAATACTAGTTGGTCTTAGTCATAACTCTGGCTCCAGGATAGCAATGATCTGTTCAGTCATGCATGGAAGCACATACAAACATACTGACACAGATTTTATGCAAATGATTTTTGGAAACTTCTATTTCATTAATCGAATAACTGATCGCAACctgtccaccaccatcaccaaccATACTTTATTAGTTTATTTCATATACGACAACAACAACGTCGTACAACTTTAACACTATAAAAATGAAGGACCACCGACCTGATGGAAACTTCCCCACAAAGGCAGCAAAAGGCACAGTAGCTAGGTACGTATATATGGTTTTACATGATGACGCACGCTTGGGGATTTTCTTCACTGAAACAATCGGGGCGGGTCACGCAGTAACTAGTAGTATAGCTCCTCCCACCGCCGTAACTATCATAGACCGGCCTTCCATAGTAGCCATCGTACTGTAGGTAAAGGGCAAGCCTACCGTAACCATACCCAGTTTCACAGGGACCACCACGACGCCCTTCGTAACAATCCATACAACATGGGTTCACCGACCGCCGCGGAGGGCGAGTTTCGCAGGGACCACCAGGACGTCCTCCGTAACAATCCATACAACACGGGTTCTTCAGCTTCGACTCATCCTTCAGCTTCTCGCCGTCTTTggttttttcttccttttgtttCTCTTTAGACACGTCCTTGGCTTCTTTGGATTTGTCATCCGTGGATTTGCCATCCGTAGACTTGGCATCCGTAGGAGGAGGCTTGAGCTTCTCGGGCTCTTTGATATCGATGCTCTTAATGGCGTCACCTCCTTTGCAGCATAGCTTATCCCTGATCTTTTCAGGACTGCAGCAGACCACTTTGATGATCACCAGGTTGTTCTTCTCGTCGTACGTCTGGTCTCGTATTTCTCTTGTTCACAAATATCCAACCAATAGTACCACAAATCACTTAGTTTACGTTTTTCACAATATTAATGAACCGAActggaagagaaaagagagactCACCAGGGAATTTACAGAGAACTTTCTTGACCTTCCTGTAGCATTTTTCACACTGAAGATCTACCTTCAGAATCATAGTCACCTGACATTAATACAATCATTTGCAGAAATTAGATAGATATAGAAAGGAGGTTTTTTTTCTGCAAAACAAGAAGGGCATGATTAAGAATTGATCGAGGTTGATGTTCTCCATCAGGTTCTGTGTTTCTGACAGAAGAATGTTGGATTGAGGTAGTATGTgacaaattgaagaagaaacagCGCAAAAACTTGAGAATCAAAATGATGAGTAGCagccacaaatttttttttttttttttcctgaagaggaaaataaaattacaacaCAAAGCCTCTAACTACACCAAAATTAAATTGGTCTAAGTCAAACGCTAAGCAAGCCGAAAGGGGTAGCTTATCTCGCCAGATAATCAGATCCAGAGCTTGATGTCCAAGAAAGGTAATTGTGTCCACCACAAAATTTGCTTTGCAAggaatatgagagagagagatttctaATAGAGTAGAGATGCCTTAGATATCACAAACAAGTGAACGAATTTTCCAAGGAGGGTCACATTTTTGCTCCTCACAAAAAATACATATTGAGAGGAGCAGTATTGATCAAATGGGTGATCTAGTTACCTATAtcataagaaaaagaaatggaaaagcaTAAACAACTTTCTAGTGCATGGAGAAATACCTTCTTTTCCCCCATTGTTGTAGCAGTGAGTGCTCGATCAGATGAGATCTGATGTTTTGAATAGAGTCTTGGCTGAAATGATTGAATGCAGGGGAGGAACTACTATAAAATGGTGCAGGGGTACGTCAAGACCCCCAAGTCAACATCTGACATTTCTTCACTTAATTATTATCCATATactaaaggaaaatgatttgtggcatCAATCCTAgatgtcatgccatgtcacctacacacatcacctatttgccaAATCATATCACgtaattcttgagtaaaaagactatcttatccttccaaaatctaatggttataaattattttggttttcatctaaaaataaaatatattattttaatttctttttctttttcttttttttcgttatatatataattatatatatatctatactattataccatatatatctatactattatatatatatatctatactattataccatattatccttattgattaattatatttcatagttttttaatatataaaggttaaattggtaaaaaaaatttaattttagagagcaatttctcttcttttaatcATAGTATAGATAcatatcctatctagagcggagttccgctttgaaaattaacgtgtgaagtttgagtctttggtcactttttggtcgcatatccacatctcgaccgtttagattttaggtactagtgtatagatcgtctctgcaaattttcaggcaaaatgatgatcattaagacattgataattgtcttaaagctagtacggttcaggttgacagattcagtccgtccattggtttaaacgagttagataccttaacgatcatcaatttggctgaaaatttgcagagatgatctatacactagtacctaaaaattgaacggtcaagatgtggatatgagaccgaaaagtgacccaaaactcgaaattcacacgttaatttcaaagtggagctccgcgctagataaaatctgtatatatatgtgtctgtgtgtgtgtatatatataattcgtccaaaaaaaattatatacaaatatgtgtttgtgtgtataatTACACTTCTACTAtaacatttcaattttttttttaaatttcttttaaggGAAAGCTATTctattttgtatttgtaaatttctacaaattaTGGAAAATGTTATTATTTGCTGTATCTCATTTGTTGCTAATCTATTATtaacaacaaacaacaaaacaaatcatattctAAGTATCGCCGATATTTTTTAGATTGTGAGTATTCATCTATTATATatgaaacttgaaaaaaaaaaaaaaacccgtaGCACGCGCGGGTCAGTTTGCTAGTTATTAGTCTATATACTAGCATTTCTTCACACATGTTCTGCATGTGCaagttattgttatttttttttttcagaaaataaaaaagaaaagaattagtTATTGCAGTGAAAAGATAAtggggagagaaaagtggattGTAGatactttttttgtttattttttaataaaattatattttgtaaatgtcttaattatccttatgatttaattaattcttaaAGTTTATTAACCTTCTAGGGTCATTTATGTCAGAATTCTAGATTTTGGCTGACAAACcctattctcttaataatagtatagattaagCGTGGATGCACGGTTACACTGTTCTAAGGATAGTGTCCTTGGTTTTTTCTCATAATTTCAGGCTGTTGTTGGTGTGTTCTAGGCACAGTAAACAGTCGTTAGATGTCTGGAATATTATGAGGCTGCCATTCAGGCGGGTTGAAAAGTCGTTTTAGATGTCGGGGATATTATGAGGCAGTCATTCAGGGGGGCTGAAAACTCGTTTTTGACCCTGGTTTTCTCTTTTCTCCGATAAGATGAAGTTGCTATTGTTGATATTCACTGTTTCCCAACATCAAAATCAACAGCAGTGAAAGGTCGGTAAGATTGGAGCTTAGTAAAATCAATATCGCCGTCATAGCTATTCATCTGATTTCCTTTGATCGCGGTTATTTCTTTTCACTATCATGACTATGCTAATCCAGACCGAATTTTTACCTTTTtacatagagaaagagagaaacttGGCATGTCACTGATTTTGGGGCATTTGGATTTTCAATCAGTATCGAGATTGTCTGAGGTTTGTTGAGCCGGATagttgttttttcattttctgggTATTTGTTCTGGGTTGGAGAATTATTGGAGGCTGTGAACTCCTTAATCTCTGTTGTTTTTGTTGATATATCACTAGCAGATCGATCTCGGCGATTGGGCCCTCCTTTCTCTATTGAATTGGGTTTGTCAAAATTATCAATAAAGCATCGAAATTTTGACCCCAAGTACTGTTTGTTAAACTGGGTTTCGAATTTAGGATTAAGATTATTGCCTTGCTGGGTCTCTGGATTTTCTTTAATGTGTAATGTATCAAGCATTaacattttgtttttaatcagCTCATCTTTTTCACTTTTGACTACTTGCTCTCCTGTAATGCTTTAGCTCTAGGAATTTTTGTGTTTGTCTTTGGAACCATCACACCTTTTGAGCTTATGACTTCATAATAAATTATATGGCATTTTTCAAGTCAATTATATGTCTTCAGAATGCTTTCTTGATTGTACTGGTAAGAGCTCTTGGCCGCCTATTCTATCTATATAAGCGCATATTCTAATCGCGCTAACACGATTATAAGATATGAGAGTAAATATATAGTGCAGACAACTTCCAAAGCAAGGTTGAATAAATCAAATTAATCTCTGTTCTTCCATCCTAAAATTAATAGCTAACTACCAAATGTTTTATAGCTTTTTAGGAATAGAAACCAGGCTACAAACAACTATTTAATCACAATCAATACTTTCGATGAAAAAGATGCTGAATCATTatggagaaagaaaagaaagtagcTTCTTTGAATTGAAAGACATATTAACAGAGTGATATTTTTGATAACACACGACCTgggaattgaatcaattgaaaTGCATAATTGATAAATTGAATAGAAATCCTTTTCTGTATGTATATATTTCAATTGATGAATCAAATAGGAATCACTTTTCCCGATTGAAAACTTTACGAGTCCAAGTATAATACAAATATTTATTGTTTATacaaatttctcttcttttactAAAATCTGCTTTGATTTATTTATGTGCAGCTACTTCGTGCATGTAATTTCGCTGACAAAGTCTTCAATATCAGTGGTAAGTGGTAACTCATTTAATATTTACTGTTCTTATTTATCTTTGTGTTCATTTTatgatgtttgttttaatgacttataatgatgtttgtttagAAGTTATTCACTGCACAGCATATTGGTTTCtaattatttgaaaatttttgtGCTATTTACACTATGCACTTTTGTTCTGCATATACTCTTTACTTTAGTGTTGATGTGTTTGAATATAGCTTTTTAGAGCAGTCTCCTATTGAAATAGATGTCTCTGCTTTCTAAATCTTGGTTGATAACTAGATCAATGCTCCCACATCTCATCTATTTAGTTTCTCGTTCATAAAAGTACAGCAGCAAATAACTAAAGTCATCTTTGAtatattaaattttaaattcttaAGTTGTATTTGAATAATTTACAGATCTGGCCAACTCCTCAATTTCCAGAGAAATAGGATTTATATCTCAATAAAATATGTTATTttccttattattatttttgaatattttcaattttgaatggcTAGATATGAGGATTACATTGATATTTTTAGATTTTGACATCATTTTTTAACCTGTTTTgattaatgataaaaatgttttattttcaaTACTCATTATATGGATTTAGTTTCATTTGCTTTTAACACTTTGAAATAGGGTGGGTGTATTCTACATCCTTTATTTGTTTTTCCGGAGAACATGTCTGAGAATAGCAACATTGCAAGGCCCATTGTAAATGACAGATGGATGATTTTTGGCTCTCTTTGCTGATCCTTTAAAGCTTATATTGAATAAATATATCTCTGTTCTGCAAACAGAGATTATTGACTGGTTGTTTTAGCTTCATCCAGGTCCATAGATAagctattaaatttttttttttctgtttcggTCTATATGAATGTAAATAATCTTGCAAATGAAAGAAAGCTTCTCTTTTTTTCCCCCTGCCCATTAAGTTTTCCTCACATTTGTTTGAATCGTTAAAACTTCTGATTTCCCTCTTAATTAAAATTTGACCATCCCCCATCTGTACCCTTTAGTCAATGTTTAAATGTTAAAGAGTTCAGTGAATATCGACCTGAgttactgattttttttttttttcccattcaCTTTGGCCTATTGTACTACCTTAATATAACTGTTTGTCATACTCCAGACATTCATGTATACCAGTGACCTAGCTTAAGCTAATTTATATAGCATCGAGTTAAATAATATACCTTTCGTATAGGTTCTCGGATATATCTTGCATTGGCATTGTAAGCTTATCCCATTCACTCATCTGATCATATGTTTATTTTGTATTGCAATAAATTTTTAACtgcattttttgttttatttatttatttacttctcTTCTTGATACTTTTCTCATTGAATTTGAACTTCCACCATTAATTCAAAATCTGATATCCAGACTTTGCGCAATAAACGTCATGAAATGTCTGAAGAAGCATATAATTgttattgatttttttgttaCGATTGTTTCATGTAGAGGTTGATTCATCTTGAACCAATTATACAATATGGAAACTGAACCAAAATAACAAATGAAATGAAGCAGTCAACTGGAATATTTTGTATGACTACAACATCTAACGCAGCTGCAAATGAAGCAATCAGCTAGAGGATTTTGTACAACTACAATTGGAGCGATTACTTTTTTGAACAAGCTCCAGCAACAGCTTTTGCTAGATTAACTTATAGCCCTTTTTTAGAACTAGGATTTATGCACCAGCTCCAGTTGAGTAAGCTTCAACTAAAATACTGTATAAAACCTCTTTTACTATTTCCATAGTATGT
This portion of the Rosa chinensis cultivar Old Blush chromosome 1, RchiOBHm-V2, whole genome shotgun sequence genome encodes:
- the LOC112173832 gene encoding heavy metal-associated isoprenylated plant protein 6-like isoform X2, translating into MGEKKVTMILKVDLQCEKCYRKVKKVLCKFPEIRDQTYDEKNNLVIIKVVCCSPEKIRDKLCCKGGDAIKSIDIKEPEKLKPPPTDAKSTDGKSTDDKSKEAKDVSKEKQKEEKTKDGEKLKDESKLKNPCCMDCYGGRPGGPCETRPPRRSVNPCCMDCYEGRRGGPCETGYGYGRLALYLQYDGYYGRPVYDSYGGGRSYTTSYCVTRPDCFSEENPQACVIM